Below is a genomic region from Triplophysa rosa unplaced genomic scaffold, Trosa_1v2 scaffold405_ERROPOS78811, whole genome shotgun sequence.
GATTGATTTTACTTTAGTTTAAACACCATTTCCATAGTTACGTGTGTGTTTGAGCAGTGATCTTCTCACCTTTGACTAACACTTTGGGTACTTTGGTGTGACTGGCACAGAAAGCGCTGTAGATCTTGAAGCGATCGGCGTAATACAGGAAAGAGCCGCCCAGAGAGAAGAGGATTTTCTGAAAGATGAAACACGAGGAGATGTGTCACTTTACATGCTGTTGATGCAGCTCTCACAACTTGCATAATAATGAATTCACAATTTGATAAATCACTGCTAATTTAGATGACAGATGTTATTATATTTCATAATATTTCCTGTGTGAATGTTGCATGGCTGAATGAGATCCGTCAGTACAGAACGTCCTGATATAAATGATGGTTTCACACCTTGAACTCTTCCACTCGCTCCAGTTTCTCCAGATCTGGCACCAGTCTGGTTCCGTCCTCCAGCGTCTTGAGAAACTCCACCTGAAATTCCAGCATCTCGGGCAGGTTTCCAAACAACACGTCCAGCTGTCACACAGAAAATCACATGCGTTTTGTCATCATGAACACAAGCTAACTGCATTTAGATCAGACCATACCTGAAAACATGTCTGTATCTGAAGTATCTGATCTTCAGAGTTCAGATTTACATCGCTCTTTTATCAGATTTTGCTATTTTAGTTCGTCACAAAAAGCAGCTGAATGGCTTAAGACTTACATACAGCACACATGTGATACAGATTACTTTTCAAGTGTTCATGAAAAAACATACATAAGCACACACAGCGATACATACTGCTATATATATTCacatacagtgttgggtaagttactctgaaaaagtaattaattactagttactaattacatattcaatagtgtaattagattactgtacaaattactctctccaaaaagtatttagttacttattactaattactttctatatcctatatcaaccttgattagttaagtgattcaaggataggcatgaaagggctcttttaattcattcaaataaataatattaaactacataaagtagtattattaactgaccaaagtattacaaatgtgagaatgatacattaaagcacagattttaaagttagactttgaattttgatgtcaattccactattacacacacatattacacaaagtatttagtttaattacatcaaaagtaactgtaattaaattacagaaaaaataagagtaatcccttactttaccttttcaaggtaaaagtaattaaattacagtaactaattacttagtaactagttacacccaacactgttcacatataattgatatatttaattcatttgctGTGGTATTTCATTTCTGTGGTAAttcaaaaataatttcttaCCCATTTACCCACAGTATTTGTGTCTTGGACGTATTCTTAAAATCAAGAGAAATGTATCTATACTTGAGAAGAAAAATAATAGtgtcttgttttcagaaaaaaatgtttatgccTAAAGCAGAAAAATGCCTACCAGTGGGGTTAGAGAAATAatcttgttttttaaattaGGTTTAATCTTCTTTGGCAGATACTTTTTAGGAAACAGAATGAACATCTTAAGTCATTTTGTAAAAGTAAGAAATTAATTTTTGCACAGTTTGAAACTGTTTAATTTAGGGATGGCTAGCAAACAATAAATTAACTATATTTACTAATACTTAATATAAAATGCTTTAAGTAATTTAAATTCTATGTAAAATAAGTGTTTCAGCAATTCTGTTTACATCTCAATTGCATTCTAGATAAGTGGCAATCACACAAACATTATAGTAGaggcggattcgctatttacacggcAGAATTTgtaagagcaaagactggaaacacatctgctcgtgcgtgaggttaaagcacgcgagcagatcatctacatgacaagccggatttttatctttatgtacacaataataatcgtTTAcattgtttgtgtgctgctgcgcttccctctgtgtaataagcaaAGTGGATGCGCACAggggcgcattttctactaacgcgcgctttaaataacaaaagaatattgcgccattgactttagaccaggtttgagttggtctatggcgcagtttattttcagttcctcaaaatagcaaagTGCCAACAATGCACCTGAGCACAGgtttttttagaccaacacgcgcaaatgcatttgctatttaaacagcGTGGCGCAGGACGGGCAAATGAGCACTGCATTgggcggaaactagcaaaaacagtTGCGCTGCGCCGCGTTGCGCTGGGTGTACAATAAGGCCCAATATGTTAAATTGTTCTCTAATATTTACTTCGAAGGTATGTGGCTTTATTAAGTGCAAAAATTATGTCAATTTACAACCCTAGGAATATTAATGTTGAGCTCTGCTCTGCACCTCATGCCACTAGCTCACACAGCAAACAAATCGCTACTGTCAGGCGTGAAATGAAACAAGTGGACAAAATCACTGCTTACTGCTTGTGGCAGGGGTTCTAATGGCAATATTACGGTGGCcgggaagtgcaaaacaaaacaacaaatcgcaaaactaaaaacaaatctaaaaccaaagtaaaaaccccaaaatcaaaatgacaattccatggattaaagtgatttaaattcttctgactgattttttttcaggccaagtcatattcctttaaccaatagcgttttaaaaCAGTGTTTCGAACCACTTTACatagtattgccagtttgcgtattttaaaagctatttttaatctatgaaaaaaatatacttacctagacaaataatcaaccatatataacttttcagtgcattttttaatttatcttataagaccaaacaatgttttctgaaactcttaataattaacagaaaaaaagaacaaaataaaatcacCACTTAagaccaaaaatgttgtttgtatttgtctccagagtgcttttcactttttctgccttttggctgtgaaaccatattcctgaagcgtggctacacctgacacccgttacagtgtttgactagctacagtgactagtttcagtgtttgactagcttttcCAAGGCGACCGTTAAGAGGGTAGCACTTCACGTTAACAATTCCATGGCGACGCGGCACTGCGTATCATGTGACACACtgcagagccacagcagctgaatgactgatgcattgcttttacatcatttttcttttttactcaaaaaaattcacaaactgttaactatgtcatgaaatataTTCCGATTGTCagatatgtgcatgtgaatgtggtttgttgtttaaacacttttataatgatggcgttagttgagctataagcgggcaccgccatgtttgtttctgccgcggtctgagatctgtcggatttacatcacgtgaattcatccacttctcttaacacaaacgtaagtgcctggtgaactggtagaagaattgaatgatcttaacaattgcttacatTGCAGATACTATGtctgatgtgaataaaacacatccgtCAAATTACAATCGAGTAGATTGTTATTGCCGCTTccatagacatcagtgtgtattatgcaatccctaaatgtattttgtgcttgtaggcacgtgtatatgtctgaaggctaaattaaacatgatgtggttgaaagcaggattgagtctgtctctggctcagtgccagccaaagcgcgTAATGTTccaatcacaccggtgtgatcgtacGCGTCAAAgagttaacaacattatgaaaagtgaatttaagacattaaggacaggctggaactctgcaaaataacaagtcagaaaccacattgacaagtcagaaaacaaaacgacaagtcagaaaacacaacgacaaatcagtcaaaccaGAAAAGGTAGGGATTTTGCTTGaatgggatagctactgctgattggacGAAACTCTtgtcaatcaagatatccaggacCGCTCGATGTTACTTAGTTTCATCCAATCACCATCCCATTCCAACAAAATCCCTACCCTTtccggtttgactgatttgtcgttgtgttttctgacttgtcgatgtggtttctgacttaTTTTGTTTCCCGAATTGTTGTTCCATTTTATGATTTGCcattctgtttttagatttgatattgcgttttcagatttgtcatttggattttttattttgctttgagATTCGTttatagttttgcaacttgttatttttgttttgcacttctcgGCCATGGTACAATATAGTCGGAATTGCCcccttatttattattattattttttaagttttatttaaccattttaaattacattacaaaaacaatacagccatgacaaaacaggaacaggaaaaacatcaacaaacacGCCAAAACATAGTGAAGAAAAACACTGAATcacagaaattaaattaaaaaacttttttaaaaaggaaataataataataataaatggaagagaaaaaaaatgttttgtgcaaTCTGTGAACAAGTAATAAAGAACTGCAGGATGTTGCCATATATTATTAAGTTGGAAATTGAAAATAAAGGATATGAGGGGGATTAATTACATAAAACCGGGTCAAGCTGTAGAGTTTGAACGTAGTCTTGTAGGGGTTGCCAAAGCTTGACAAAAATGGTGCTGGATCGGTTAACACTAGGGGTGGAACGGTACACAGAAGTCACGGTTCGGTACGTACCTCGATTTTGGGGTCACGGTTCGATACGGGTTCGGTACAACAGGAATAAGCAACAAATCCCCAGTGCttgcttttttctgtttattttgaacAGGCAGTAGTGTTTGGTCACAATCAGctacagaactgaaaatatgaaagtacaaaataaatataataatgaaaagaaaaatttTAATTAGGAGACTATATATTAAACTTTCAAAGGTTAAGCCGAACCCTCTCCTAAAACAACAGAAAGacataaaattaaattgttGTTAATGCAACAGCGGGTGCAGTGGACAAGTCGTGTTCAATCAATGCTCTCGTGCGTGTGTATAGAGAAGGGACCACGGACTGCCTTATCTGCAACTGATGAGCAAGAAGTTTACTCGCTTTATCCCCAAATTCATAATAATTGCAGCGGGTTTTATAAAAAGTATCCACTGCTTCATTTGTGGTATGTAGATCAAGCTCTGTTCTGTCTTTGTCGTAAGAAACTTAGCAAAGAGGTCTGGATCTGTCGAGTCAAGCAAATTAGACTGGAGGTCTGCCAAAGAGTTTTAAAGTTTAGACTTTTTTTCATTCATCAATTTCTTTTTATAGGCGGAATACGAAATAATTTCTCCCTGTAAATAAACCTTACACGCCTCCCAAATGGTCTTAGCTGACACATCCGGGGAGATATTTGTAGAAACAAAGAGGTCAATACGATCGTTAATAATCGCTATAAAGTCAGGGTCCTTTAGTAGTAGAGTTAAATCGCCAGGGGGACAGAGACAGTGAAAAGCACGGGAGGGCATGGTCAAATATTACAATAGTATTATAAGTACATTAGCTAACCCAGGAAAGCAGCTTATTATCAACCAAAAAATAATCAATTCGGGAAAAAGAATGACGTACtggagaaaaaaaggaaaactgtTTTGTATCTGGGTTAAAGCGCCAAACGGACTTCCGGTTATGGAGTGGTGCTGAGCAGACGTAAGTTTCAAGCCTCCTGCGGTTTTGCAATAATAATCCTTAAAACCTACATAAGACAGTGTTTTCTTTCTCTATTAAGTTGTTAaaataagaactgtggtaaATAATGGcaccaaaaaagaaaactaaGACGCAAGAAGTTGACGAAAGACAAGATATGCAACAGGGCCTCGCCGACAACGACACGAGAGATGAGGAGGAAGATGACGACGACGGCGATTCGGTTGACTCATCCAACAACAGCCCCAGTAATCCAGATGTTGTGCAAGCTATTAAAGAAATGGAGAAACGAGTAACAAATAAGACGGATGGTGTTATTTCAGCGATCAAAGAAGTGACGGAGAGGGTTAACGAAGCGGAGGAACGTATTTCTGGGGCTGAGGACGAAATCGTCCAACTTAAGGGCCAAGTTAAAATCTCAAATGAAAACACTAACAGAAAAGACTGACGATTTGGAAAACCGTAGTCGACGGAACAATTTTGAGATTGGTTGGCCTGCCGGAAAAAGAGGAAGGCAACAATGCGTGCATGTAAATGGCTTCCAAAAGTTTTGGAAATGGACGTGAATAAGCCACTGACTGTAGAGCGAGCACACAGAGTGGGGAAAATGAGTGCCAACGGCAATGATCGCAGCAATCGAAATGCTTCTGCACCACCAAGAACGCTCATCATGAGGTTTTTGAACTTCAAGCAAAAAGAGCAGGTATTTAGAGCCGCACGGGCCAAAGGGCCAATCCCATACAAGGATCACAATATCCGGTTTTACATGGATGTGTCGGCCGAGGTTCATAGAAAGCAGAGCGCAtttgacggtgttcggcaaaaGCTGAGAGACCGGGGAATCAGCAAACACAGGATTGTTTTCCCATTGCGTCTTCTGGTCACTCATCGAGAAAGATCCAGAATGTTGGAAACCCTGTCCGATGTGGAAAAATTCATTGAACCATTAGATAAAGAGCGACGGCAGGCCCAACTAAACCGGGACACACTTATTCTTCTTGAACATTTAACATAGTTCTGAAAGTACATTTTTGTCTTCTGTTCTCTTCCTAAAAAGTGAGTAACGTACACTGGAAAATAAGGTGTCTCTTTGGCTATGTCCAATAACTTTGTACAATAGTTAAGAAAATGTCATATTGTTAAGTGTGTAGTAATATGTGCCtattatagtttgtttatatAGGGCCGGTTTCCCGGACGGGGTTTTAGCCTAATCCCAGACTACTTTAAAAATGAGTGGCAtattgatcgaaaacaacttgcacttgcatatcttaaaatatatcagtgcgattgttttgtctcaagatgcacactgtaatgtctgtttgtaaagcatgtttttaaaaatgccttaaatatcctaatttaactaaggcctagtcctggtttaggctaatccctgtccgggaaaccgccccatagtgTTCAAAATACGTAGCATTGTTAAAGCAGAATGGGTTGTGACAACAGAGAGCGTTAGGGACTTTATAGTTCCACACCGCTGTGTGGTCCAGACAAACCCATATAAGGAGTGATGGAGGGGGGGGGTTGATTCAGTAGCATAAAAGATACTGGGCAACAGTAAATGTCTGTTATATGTGTATCATGTTAAGTGTATATGTTATATTTCATTCAGTAGTCCTTTCTTCTTTTTAGGTAAAAACATTTCAGTGCTaaacatgtatatgtatgttaaacaaaacacaccTCAGAgattaaaatataaagaatCATGGGAGAGACAGGTCAGATAAAATGTGTAACTTGGAACTGTAGAGGGCtgggtaaaataaaaaaattaggcAGGTAATAGAATTATAGAATTAAATATTCACAAGCAAAAG
It encodes:
- the LOC130550704 gene encoding rho guanine nucleotide exchange factor TIAM1-like: MLEFQVEFLKTLEDGTRLVPDLEKLERVEEFKKILFSLGGSFLYYADRFKIYSAFCASHTKVPKVLVKGEKITAQTHT